In Onychomys torridus unplaced genomic scaffold, mOncTor1.1, whole genome shotgun sequence, the genomic window tcctctcataGCCAAACAGTGCAGAAATATATGTTAAATTTTCAGGGTCTgacccattctcataacacatggTAAGTCACATAGTTTTTCTCAGGCTAGGTAGAtctcactgactggccagtgggtAACACTTGGCCAAGCATGTAGCCTGAGTGGTTATTGTTCCCAGACAtagaatgacattgaaattcagacTTAAAAAGAGTAGTTGATTAAAACTTGAGTTGTtggagtacatgcagaaagagaaTTATTGCAGGGGTTATGTCTACCAGTGTTGCTTCAGTTCTGATCTTGATTTAGCAAATAACAAATGGAATTTATGTCTGTGTTCTTTGCAAGGGCAgttagtctgttttgaatttgtccTGAAATCTAAATTTAGCTGTCTTTTGTGAATGAGAATACTaatactttcctgtgtcagttacAAAAAATATTCTaggactatttttattttcagaatgccACATCTGAAACAGAAATAGTCTTTCTGACCATCCATAGCTATAAGTGTGcccaaagatggaatattttttaaGAGACAAACACATAAGCAGTGGGGAAAATACCTGTAGCTGTTATTAGGGCAGAAATgaagtggcacatgagaaaaattacagacagaaaccACCAGTCATTTACAGTCAATGAGCACCATTTAAATCTGTCTCTGTGCAGTATATATAATAATAGCTGTCCCGCCCCCTCCCCTGACACACAGACCCTCGTTGGCAGTCTCTGTTACCTTCAGAGAAGGACTCACATCACACCTCAGGAAGCTGGTCCATGTTTGCAGTAGTGGAGGCCCCTAGAGGAAAAAAGTTACCCCTAACAATTTTGAGAAGCCCCGAGAAGAATGGGCAATTGAAATACACGCTTGTTTATGCATTTATGGCTTCAAAAATGGCATGGTCAATAAAAATGTGGGCCACATTGTAGTGGAGGAAAGAAGCCTACACTGATACtataaaatgcagaaaaacaTAGGTGGAGATACTCACAAAGGCCAAGCATGTGTGTCACACAGACATAAGCCCTCTGTTCCTACAGAATTATAGAACTGAGGTTCTTGACATGAGGGGAAAAGATCCCCAGGTAGGCCAAAGAAGTATCACCATGGTTTGTAAGGAATTAAGTGTGTGTCCAGAGGGATGTCCCAATCCCAAGACACCCAGGAGGTTCAGAGCCTGCCCCTACCATCAATCCTTGGAGGTATATGCAGGGTTATTGTGTTAATTATTGTCAGAAATGTCCAAAAAGTAATGAGTTCTTAGAGTGAATGGAGGGTCCTTTAGTCAGAGAAATCCTCTGAGTATGGTCAGGAATCAGTTAAGGATTCCATGGGATGATTCAGAGTACTTCTCCCCTGCTAGGAGCCTCCATTTTCTGTGTAGTAGTAATGGGTCAGGTCCACATTTCCTCGCATGCTATGAGGCTGTACCTGAAATAGTGGTAAAGGATGTTGGTTAGAGGACATGACTTACATATTTCTACAAGGAAGTTTAAGTCATGTATGAGGACAATACATACAATAGAGTATATCACAGCAAGACAATTGGAAAGGGGTAGCAGAGAGAGGTTCATGATTTACAAGAACTTGCTTGAAGATTCCCACTGGAAACTGAGAGGACCCCCACAACTCTAAGGAGCTAGAAGGCATGAGTGCCAGCCTGCTGCATTCAGCCAAGCCCATAAGAGGCAGTAATGATAGGCTGTAACCCTAGACTTAATCTGCTTCTTCCTTAGGGAACAGGCAGTTGAGAACAGAAGGCCAGTAGGTTCCTAACATTGGTGCTCTCCTGGAAACATGCATAGGCTAacttagataaataaacaaagggTGGATTCCCCTGGATGAAAGTGCTCTTAATTTCATTCTCCCCTTGGCAGGTGTCTGCATCTCTGGCATCCTGTCCCCACATCTTGCTGTCGTCCCTAGCCAGGTTATCATGCCTCGTGGTCAGAAGAGTAAGCTCCATGCCCGGAAGAAACACCACCAGGCCCGAGGTGAGGCTCAGGCTTGTGGAGGTGTTCAGGAAATATCAGAGGAATCAGGAGAGGCAGCAGAAAAGTCGTCTGCAGCCTCCCAGACCCAGCCTGGGGCTGAGTCTTCCAGCACTCCCGAGGCTCCTCAGAAAGCAACACCGTCTGCCTCAAGCACTCTGAGTATTTCTTCCTTGGAATCACATGAGAGTTCCTGTGAGGGAAGTGAAGAATTCAAGGAAAAGGAATGCCCTGTTGAGGACAAGCCCTGCACCATCCTTCCTCACCAAGATATGGTAGCAAGAAAGGTAGTGGTGCTCTTACAGCACTTGCTCCACAACTTCAATCTGAAGAAGCTTACTACTAAGGAAGACATGCTGAAGCTTATCACCAAGAAGTATGAAGACGACTTCCCTGAGATCTTCAGAAAAGCCTCTCAGAAGCTGGAAGATGCCTTTGAGGTGGAAGTGAGGGAAGTCAACTCCAGTGAGCCCTCATACAACCTCATCAGCAAGCTGAAGCTCCCCAACAATGGGAGGATTCGTGCTGGCAGAGGCTTTCCCAAGACTGCTTTCGTGATGTGTGTCCTAGGAATCATCCTCATTAGGGACAAT contains:
- the LOC118575215 gene encoding melanoma-associated antigen B3-like, coding for VCISGILSPHLAVVPSQVIMPRGQKSKLHARKKHHQARGEAQACGGVQEISEESGEAAEKSSAASQTQPGAESSSTPEAPQKATPSASSTLSISSLESHESSCEGSEEFKEKECPVEDKPCTILPHQDMVARKVVVLLQHLLHNFNLKKLTTKEDMLKLITKKYEDDFPEIFRKASQKLEDAFEVEVREVNSSEPSYNLISKLKLPNNGRIRAGRGFPKTAFVMCVLGIILIRDNCASEEDVWKILKKQQIYPGKKHRIFGEPRKLMTHYLVKLKFLEYRQVAGSDPPRYEFLWGP